Proteins encoded together in one Altererythrobacter epoxidivorans window:
- a CDS encoding helix-turn-helix transcriptional regulator yields the protein MTSVNDRFWAEALKISEAKSDAEIRSAFLEVIGTLGFRAAYFLNPVAADARIGRRLLNLGFPKVWERHYPGRLALVDPLPRAALRHGSAFRWSEIDRILRLSRRQRKYFELLERFGIGDGIGMPCYGPGARRTFIGVGLPVSDDCITPESMLKVSALGQISFQRHLQLSRLSDLENPRLSQREHEVMQWIARGKSNAVIGQILGISASTVDVYVSRIFEKLGVTDRTSASVRALTLGVIRASPR from the coding sequence ATGACGTCGGTGAATGATCGCTTCTGGGCAGAAGCATTGAAAATTTCCGAGGCGAAAAGCGATGCGGAGATACGCTCCGCCTTCCTTGAGGTCATCGGGACTCTCGGCTTCAGGGCCGCATATTTCCTGAACCCGGTCGCTGCCGATGCCCGGATTGGGCGACGACTGCTCAACCTGGGATTCCCCAAGGTCTGGGAGCGGCATTACCCCGGGCGGCTGGCATTGGTCGATCCCTTGCCGCGCGCAGCCCTGCGCCATGGCAGCGCATTCCGGTGGAGCGAGATCGACCGGATCCTCCGCCTGTCGCGCCGGCAAAGGAAATATTTCGAATTACTGGAGCGGTTCGGGATAGGGGACGGCATCGGGATGCCCTGCTATGGGCCGGGTGCGCGGCGAACCTTCATCGGCGTCGGCCTGCCAGTCTCCGACGACTGCATCACGCCAGAATCAATGTTGAAGGTGAGTGCACTGGGCCAGATATCCTTCCAGCGTCACCTCCAGCTCAGCCGCCTTTCTGACCTTGAAAACCCGCGCCTTTCGCAGCGCGAACACGAGGTCATGCAGTGGATTGCGCGAGGCAAAAGCAACGCCGTAATTGGGCAGATCCTCGGCATCTCGGCATCGACAGTCGACGTCTATGTCTCGCGGATATTTGAGAAGCTGGGAGTAACCGACCGGACTTCTGCATCGGTGCGCGCTTTGACGTTGGGCGTGATACGCGCCAGCCCCCGTTAG
- the uvrC gene encoding excinuclease ABC subunit UvrC, with translation MARTPAGTPHDPRGAERFNEERATYTVASAQPDLEAGVTAIRETVKTLKPRPGVYRMLDARGEVLYVGKARSLKARVANYTQVKQLTNRLQRMVSQCRSMEIVVTNSEAEALLLEAQLVKRFRPPFNVLLRDDKSFPFILLRAEHDFPRIMKHRGARRAKGNYYGPFASAGSVNTTINALQKLFLLRSCTDSFFSRRDRPCLLYQIKRCSAPCVDRISKEDYSALVGQAKDFLAGKSSKVQQDLETEMAKAAEDLDFETAAILRDRLRAATFIQGSQAINAQGVGDADVFALASKGGQVGIQSFFIRGGQNWGHRAFFPTHTKDVEEAEILSDVILQFYEEVPPPPTVLVDRILPEAELMEQALSELAGRKVVLSVPQRGDRRKLMEQAQRNAVEALERRLAESGTKAKIQRELAEFLELDGLPQRIEVYDNSHIQGSKAVGAMVVAGPEGFIKNQYRKFNIREAQTNDDFGMMREVMRRRFRKLAEGERDEDVTASDRGTHHDNWPDLVLIDGGKGQMSSVRDTLEEMGIEDVPLIAIAKGPHHGRDGREVFHFPDGREKTLPTNSPLLFYLQNLRDEVHRYVIGAHRAKRSRAISASPLDEIPGIGPARKRALLLHFGTASKVRAAALEDLQRAPGVSDAVARKIYDFYHAGG, from the coding sequence ATGGCGCGCACCCCGGCAGGCACTCCCCACGATCCAAGAGGAGCCGAACGCTTCAACGAGGAGCGGGCGACCTATACCGTCGCCAGCGCGCAACCCGATCTCGAGGCCGGCGTCACTGCCATCCGCGAGACGGTAAAGACGCTGAAGCCACGCCCCGGCGTTTACCGCATGCTCGATGCACGGGGCGAAGTCCTTTACGTGGGCAAGGCCCGCAGCCTGAAGGCACGAGTCGCGAATTACACGCAGGTAAAGCAGCTTACCAATCGCCTGCAGCGCATGGTCAGCCAGTGCCGCTCGATGGAAATCGTCGTCACCAATTCGGAAGCCGAGGCGCTGCTGCTGGAGGCGCAGCTGGTCAAGCGCTTCCGCCCGCCGTTCAACGTCTTGTTGCGCGACGACAAGAGCTTCCCCTTCATCCTGCTGCGGGCGGAGCACGACTTTCCGCGGATCATGAAACATCGCGGCGCACGCCGGGCCAAGGGCAATTACTATGGCCCGTTTGCCAGCGCGGGCAGCGTCAACACCACGATCAACGCGTTGCAGAAGCTGTTCCTGCTGAGATCGTGCACAGACAGTTTCTTCAGCAGGCGTGATCGCCCGTGCCTGCTCTACCAGATCAAGCGTTGCAGCGCGCCGTGCGTCGACCGGATCAGCAAGGAAGATTATTCGGCACTTGTCGGGCAGGCGAAGGACTTTCTCGCCGGCAAGTCGAGCAAGGTGCAACAAGACCTCGAAACCGAGATGGCCAAGGCGGCTGAGGATCTCGATTTCGAGACTGCCGCCATTCTGCGCGACCGGCTGAGAGCCGCGACCTTCATCCAGGGCAGCCAGGCAATCAATGCGCAGGGTGTGGGCGATGCCGACGTATTCGCGCTGGCGTCGAAGGGCGGGCAGGTCGGGATCCAGTCCTTCTTCATCCGCGGTGGCCAGAACTGGGGGCACAGGGCGTTCTTCCCTACGCACACCAAGGATGTCGAAGAGGCGGAGATCCTCTCCGACGTCATCCTCCAGTTCTATGAGGAAGTGCCGCCTCCGCCCACGGTACTGGTCGATCGAATATTGCCGGAAGCGGAATTGATGGAGCAGGCGCTATCGGAACTTGCCGGGCGCAAGGTCGTCCTTTCGGTTCCGCAACGCGGTGATCGTCGCAAGCTGATGGAACAAGCCCAGCGAAACGCCGTGGAAGCGCTCGAGCGGCGGCTGGCCGAAAGCGGGACCAAGGCGAAAATCCAGCGCGAGCTTGCCGAATTTCTCGAACTCGATGGGCTGCCGCAAAGGATCGAGGTTTACGACAACAGCCATATCCAGGGATCGAAGGCTGTCGGCGCAATGGTGGTCGCGGGGCCGGAAGGCTTCATCAAGAACCAGTATCGCAAGTTCAACATCCGCGAAGCGCAGACCAATGACGATTTCGGCATGATGCGCGAGGTAATGCGCCGCCGGTTTCGGAAACTGGCCGAAGGCGAGCGGGACGAGGACGTTACAGCTTCCGACAGGGGCACCCATCACGACAACTGGCCGGACCTCGTACTTATCGACGGCGGTAAGGGACAGATGTCGTCTGTGCGCGACACGCTGGAGGAAATGGGGATCGAGGACGTGCCACTGATCGCCATCGCCAAGGGGCCGCATCATGGCCGCGATGGCCGCGAGGTGTTCCATTTCCCCGACGGGCGCGAGAAGACCCTGCCTACCAATTCGCCTTTGCTGTTCTATTTGCAGAACCTGCGCGACGAAGTGCACCGCTATGTCATCGGCGCGCACCGGGCCAAGCGCAGCCGTGCGATCAGCGCATCACCGCTCGACGAAATCCCCGGTATCGGTCCGGCGCGCAAGCGCGCCTTGCTGCTGCACTTCGGGACGGCGAGCAAAGTGCGCGCAGCCGCTCTCGAGGATCTGCAACGCGCGCCGGGTGTCAGCGACGCAGTCGCGCGCAAGATCTACGATTTCTACCACGCCGGGGGCTAA
- a CDS encoding DEAD/DEAH box helicase → MPFENLAPVIGDALNDRGYTTLTPVQTAAIAPESQGRDLIVSAQTGSGKTVAFGLALSDQILAEVRGTPLVEAPLALVIAPTRELALQVSRELGWLYEKAGLRIATCVGGMDPSKERRALRTGPAIVVGTPGRLRDHLERGALDLSALVGVVLDEADEMLDMGFREDLEEILDATPETRRTLLFSATMPRAIVRLAERYQQDALRLSLVGEDRGHGDIAYQAISVGPSEIENAVVNLLRFHEAETAICFCATRESVRRLHTTLQNRGFGVVALSGEHSQSERNHALQALRDHRARVCVATDVAARGIDLPSLSLVIHVEIPRDAETLQHRSGRTGRAGKKGTAAIIVPYNRRRRVEGMLRGANISADWIDAPTPEQIAAKDRTRLMEKLTEPREYDDADRDLAADLMKRMPPEDIAATLVSMHREQLPQPEEMLANTPDGREKAKADRHRPGFEDVVWFKMGIGRRQNAEPRWILPLICRRGHVTRNEIGAIRIGQHETWFQIPSAQAAKFTDALGRTASADDDQDAIVIEASPEGPRIEARENRKHGGNKVHAKPFRKGGGDKARPPFKRDNNDGPKPGKKFGGKPQAKGKFKGKAAGRPKSGGPTR, encoded by the coding sequence ATGCCTTTTGAAAATCTTGCGCCGGTAATCGGCGATGCCCTCAATGATCGGGGCTATACCACGCTTACTCCGGTGCAGACCGCAGCGATCGCTCCCGAATCGCAAGGCCGCGACCTCATCGTTTCCGCACAGACCGGCAGCGGCAAGACCGTTGCTTTCGGACTTGCCTTGTCGGACCAGATCCTGGCCGAAGTGCGCGGGACCCCACTGGTCGAAGCGCCGCTGGCACTGGTAATCGCGCCGACCCGCGAACTGGCCCTGCAGGTCAGCCGCGAGCTTGGCTGGCTGTACGAAAAGGCCGGGCTGCGCATCGCGACTTGCGTCGGCGGCATGGATCCGAGCAAGGAACGCCGCGCCCTGCGCACCGGACCGGCGATCGTCGTTGGCACGCCCGGGCGCCTGCGCGACCATCTTGAGCGTGGTGCCCTCGACCTTTCGGCACTCGTCGGTGTGGTGCTCGACGAAGCGGACGAGATGCTCGACATGGGTTTCCGCGAAGATCTCGAGGAGATCCTCGACGCGACGCCCGAAACGCGCCGCACGCTGCTGTTCTCGGCAACAATGCCGCGCGCCATCGTGCGCCTTGCCGAACGATACCAGCAGGATGCGCTGCGTCTTTCGCTGGTCGGCGAGGACCGTGGTCATGGCGACATTGCCTACCAGGCCATTTCCGTCGGTCCGTCGGAAATCGAGAACGCGGTCGTGAACCTGCTGCGTTTTCACGAGGCGGAAACCGCCATCTGTTTCTGCGCCACCCGTGAAAGCGTGCGCCGCCTGCACACCACCTTGCAGAACCGCGGCTTTGGCGTCGTCGCCCTGTCGGGTGAACATTCGCAGAGCGAGCGCAATCACGCCCTCCAGGCGCTGCGCGACCACCGCGCCCGCGTCTGCGTCGCTACCGACGTTGCCGCTCGCGGTATTGACCTTCCCTCGCTCAGCCTCGTGATCCACGTCGAAATCCCCCGCGATGCCGAAACCTTGCAGCACCGTTCCGGTCGTACCGGTCGTGCGGGCAAGAAGGGTACAGCCGCGATCATCGTGCCTTATAACCGCCGCCGCCGGGTCGAAGGCATGCTGCGCGGTGCGAATATCTCTGCCGACTGGATCGATGCGCCCACGCCCGAACAGATCGCGGCGAAGGATCGCACCCGCCTGATGGAAAAGCTGACGGAGCCGCGCGAATACGACGATGCAGATCGCGATCTGGCCGCGGACCTTATGAAACGGATGCCGCCGGAAGACATCGCCGCGACGCTCGTCAGCATGCATCGCGAACAGCTTCCCCAACCGGAGGAAATGCTCGCAAACACGCCGGATGGCCGTGAAAAGGCAAAGGCTGATCGCCATCGCCCCGGTTTCGAAGATGTCGTCTGGTTCAAGATGGGTATCGGCAGGCGCCAAAACGCCGAGCCGCGCTGGATTCTGCCGCTTATCTGTCGCCGCGGCCATGTTACCCGCAACGAAATCGGCGCGATCCGCATTGGCCAGCATGAAACGTGGTTCCAGATCCCATCTGCGCAAGCAGCCAAGTTCACCGACGCTCTCGGTCGCACCGCTTCCGCCGACGACGATCAGGATGCGATCGTGATCGAGGCATCGCCCGAGGGCCCGCGCATCGAAGCACGCGAAAACCGCAAGCATGGCGGCAACAAGGTCCATGCGAAACCGTTTCGCAAAGGCGGAGGCGACAAGGCTCGTCCGCCTTTCAAGCGCGACAACAATGACGGACCGAAGCCGGGCAAGAAGTTTGGCGGCAAGCCTCAAGCGAAGGGTAAGTTCAAAGGCAAGGCAGCAGGTCGACCAAAGTCTGGCGGACCGACTCGCTAA
- a CDS encoding carotenoid oxygenase family protein, giving the protein MQITREPALKYTLEPSNHPYLSGAWTPVHEEVTVDQLEVIEGEVPTDIDGIYLRNTENPVHQPLGRHHPFDGDAMVHQVDIRDGKVAYRNRFIRTHCFIEEQIAGQSLWGGLMDPPGTGKRPGFGAHGGLKDTGSTDIVVHAGVAYATFYQCGEAWMLDPVTLENLGKAPWGPIDGISAHPKVDEATGEMMFFNYSVHAPYMHYGVVDRAGRLAHYVPIPLPGPRLPHDMAITKNWSILNDMPLFWDEEALKRDIHAARLHEGLPSRFALIPRHGQPEDIRWFEAEPTYVLHWTNAYEARNEDGEDEVVLEGYHQSCPMPEPLQEHGRYAHMMAYVDEHSFQCRLHRWRFNLSTSETSEERLSDRIVEFGMINPDYAMRRNRYTWSTTSKPGWFLFNGYCRHDSETGEEQLYQLPEGVYASESPVVPKQGATKEDQAYLVTFLIDENKGTSEFAILDAGDIAKGPICRLALPHKISSGVHSTWVAREMLGS; this is encoded by the coding sequence ATGCAGATCACCCGCGAACCGGCGCTCAAATATACGCTGGAACCGTCGAACCATCCCTACCTTTCGGGGGCATGGACCCCCGTGCACGAGGAGGTGACGGTCGATCAGCTTGAGGTGATCGAGGGCGAAGTCCCAACCGACATCGACGGCATCTACCTTCGCAATACGGAAAATCCGGTCCACCAGCCGCTCGGTCGGCACCACCCTTTCGATGGCGATGCGATGGTCCACCAGGTCGATATTCGCGATGGCAAGGTGGCTTACCGCAACCGCTTCATCCGCACGCATTGCTTCATCGAGGAGCAGATCGCAGGGCAGTCGCTATGGGGCGGTCTGATGGACCCGCCGGGAACCGGTAAACGACCCGGCTTCGGCGCGCATGGCGGGCTGAAAGATACCGGCAGCACCGACATCGTGGTTCACGCAGGCGTGGCATACGCGACCTTTTACCAGTGCGGGGAGGCATGGATGCTCGACCCGGTCACGCTGGAAAATCTCGGCAAGGCACCGTGGGGTCCGATCGACGGCATCTCCGCCCATCCCAAAGTGGACGAGGCGACCGGCGAGATGATGTTCTTCAATTATTCGGTCCACGCCCCCTACATGCATTATGGCGTGGTCGATCGTGCGGGCAGGCTCGCCCACTACGTACCGATTCCGCTCCCCGGTCCGCGCCTGCCGCATGACATGGCGATCACTAAAAACTGGTCGATCCTGAACGACATGCCGCTGTTCTGGGATGAAGAGGCCCTGAAACGCGATATTCATGCGGCGCGCCTGCACGAAGGGCTGCCGAGCCGCTTCGCCCTGATCCCGCGACATGGGCAGCCGGAAGACATCCGCTGGTTCGAGGCCGAACCGACCTACGTGCTGCACTGGACCAATGCCTACGAAGCCAGGAATGAAGATGGTGAGGACGAGGTCGTGCTGGAGGGCTATCACCAATCCTGCCCCATGCCCGAACCGCTGCAGGAACATGGCCGCTATGCGCACATGATGGCCTATGTCGACGAGCACAGCTTCCAGTGCCGCCTGCACCGCTGGCGCTTCAACCTTTCGACGAGCGAGACGAGTGAAGAGCGCCTGTCCGACAGGATTGTCGAATTCGGGATGATCAATCCCGATTATGCCATGCGCCGCAACCGCTACACCTGGTCGACCACCAGCAAGCCCGGCTGGTTCCTGTTCAACGGTTATTGCCGCCATGACAGCGAAACAGGCGAGGAACAGCTCTACCAGCTTCCAGAAGGCGTCTATGCGAGCGAAAGCCCGGTGGTCCCCAAACAGGGAGCGACGAAAGAAGATCAGGCATATCTCGTCACCTTCCTGATCGACGAAAACAAGGGCACGAGCGAATTCGCTATCCTCGATGCAGGCGATATCGCCAAAGGCCCGATCTGTCGCCTCGCCCTGCCGCACAAGATTTCCAGTGGCGTGCATTCGACTTGGGTTGCACGGGAAATGCTTGGGTCCTGA
- a CDS encoding acyl-CoA thioesterase, with product MSETPIDPQRLVDGLVRLLTVEQKSDFEFTGRPQKDGVGRVFGGQVIAQALQAASATVTDGKEAHSLHAYFLRGGEEGPEIDLRVEADFDGRSFANRRVVASQGGRPILNLTASFQQPEDGLAHDEYEMPDVAAPEDLKSDQEIRRKIVEHAGDRMNEAQKATVTRPRPIDMRTAGRLHWMNSEPSEPVAYTWFRTVAPLPDDPAIHRAIISYASDFTLLGTSALPHGLSWMRGELVGASLDHALWFHREARADEWLLYATDSPWSGGGRGFNRGRIFNRDGQLVASVAQEGMMRKRIKKAD from the coding sequence ATGAGTGAAACGCCAATCGATCCCCAACGTCTTGTCGACGGACTCGTCCGACTGCTGACGGTCGAGCAGAAATCCGATTTCGAGTTTACCGGCCGCCCGCAGAAGGATGGCGTCGGCCGGGTTTTCGGTGGCCAGGTGATCGCGCAGGCGCTTCAGGCGGCCAGCGCAACCGTCACCGATGGCAAGGAAGCGCACTCGCTTCATGCATATTTCCTGCGCGGAGGCGAAGAAGGACCGGAAATCGACCTCAGGGTAGAGGCCGACTTCGACGGACGCAGCTTCGCCAACCGCCGCGTGGTGGCTAGCCAGGGCGGCCGGCCAATCCTGAACCTGACAGCGAGCTTCCAGCAGCCCGAAGACGGTCTGGCCCACGACGAATATGAAATGCCCGATGTCGCAGCGCCGGAAGACCTGAAATCGGATCAGGAAATTCGTCGCAAGATCGTGGAGCATGCAGGCGACCGGATGAACGAGGCGCAAAAGGCGACTGTCACTCGCCCCCGCCCGATCGACATGCGCACGGCAGGCCGACTTCACTGGATGAACAGCGAGCCGAGCGAGCCGGTGGCATACACTTGGTTCCGCACCGTCGCACCGCTGCCCGACGATCCCGCAATCCACCGCGCCATTATCTCCTATGCCAGCGATTTTACGCTTCTCGGGACGAGCGCGCTGCCACACGGCCTCAGCTGGATGCGCGGCGAACTTGTGGGCGCTAGCCTCGACCACGCATTGTGGTTCCACCGCGAAGCACGCGCCGACGAATGGCTGCTCTATGCCACCGACAGTCCGTGGTCGGGTGGCGGACGCGGGTTCAACCGTGGACGCATCTTCAACCGAGATGGCCAGCTTGTCGCCAGCGTCGCGCAGGAAGGCATGATGCGCAAACGGATCAAGAAGGCAGACTGA
- a CDS encoding transcriptional regulator produces MNAPTTFGIDTRTRTEPVFPAEARSQFSANYPEVPHKLHHTLDRRELLTLDALAELAGRIPETSIEYNRGDLPIGIDGKPGATGMSIEDTIREIAKANSWAVLKNIEQDERYRGLLLSLLAELKPQIEAKTGAMMRPQGFIFISSPNAVTPYHFDPEHNILLQVTGSKVMTQFPAGDPAFAPDEIHETYHSGGARELVWNDGLMSGAREFPLAPGEAVFVPVMAPHFVRVGPESSISLSITWRSDWSFAEADARGFNRVLRGAGMTPRAPGRWPSGNYAKAFTYRAMRKAGLVG; encoded by the coding sequence ATGAACGCACCGACCACATTTGGCATCGACACCAGGACGCGGACAGAACCGGTATTTCCGGCAGAAGCCCGCTCGCAATTTTCGGCCAATTACCCCGAGGTCCCGCACAAGCTGCACCATACCCTCGACCGGCGTGAATTGCTGACGCTCGACGCCTTGGCCGAGTTGGCTGGCCGGATTCCCGAAACCTCGATCGAGTACAATCGCGGCGACCTACCGATCGGGATCGATGGCAAGCCGGGCGCGACCGGCATGAGCATTGAGGACACGATCCGCGAAATCGCCAAGGCGAACAGTTGGGCCGTGCTGAAGAACATCGAACAGGACGAACGCTATCGCGGCCTTCTGCTGAGCTTGCTGGCCGAGCTGAAACCGCAGATCGAGGCGAAGACCGGTGCGATGATGCGGCCGCAGGGCTTCATCTTCATTTCGAGCCCCAATGCGGTCACTCCCTATCATTTCGATCCCGAGCACAACATCCTGCTGCAGGTCACCGGATCGAAAGTCATGACGCAGTTCCCGGCCGGCGATCCGGCCTTCGCTCCTGACGAGATCCACGAAACCTATCACTCTGGCGGAGCACGCGAACTGGTCTGGAACGATGGCCTGATGAGCGGCGCGCGCGAGTTTCCTCTTGCGCCGGGCGAAGCAGTTTTCGTGCCGGTGATGGCGCCGCATTTCGTGCGCGTCGGTCCGGAAAGCTCGATCTCGCTCTCGATCACCTGGCGCAGCGACTGGAGCTTCGCCGAAGCGGACGCACGCGGATTCAATCGCGTACTGCGCGGCGCCGGAATGACCCCAAGGGCACCGGGTCGTTGGCCATCGGGCAATTACGCGAAGGCATTTACCTATCGGGCCATGCGAAAGGCTGGGCTGGTCGGATAA
- a CDS encoding GNAT family N-acetyltransferase, which produces MATAPLAIYETTSAEELYETAPEQELALREEGIHFLTAGQASCEKFAAEWQALVARTGEPNPFFEPWFLLPSLARLDSKGRVEIAAYYLGGELTALAPLTLSSNYYGYPLPHWEVWLHPNAFCGSPLIARGYERHFWRTLTGQLGHEQDGALFLHLPQIAVDSPGYRALQAEISSHDRPFATVGSVERAMLRSDLSAEEYFEDAMPNKKRKELRRQAKRLGEEGPVTFEQHSDDTDVAAWSAEFLTLEEAGWKGDEGSSLASDAATATLFEEALVGAAASGKLERLTMRIDGRPIAMLANFITPPGAFSFKTAFDENYARFSPGVLLQKENLALLDRSDIEWCDSCAAEGHPMIERIWRQKRTIASCNVALGGPLRQAIAKQLFRRETRERS; this is translated from the coding sequence ATGGCAACTGCGCCGCTCGCGATCTACGAAACAACCTCTGCCGAGGAGCTCTACGAGACCGCTCCCGAGCAGGAGCTCGCCCTGCGCGAAGAAGGAATCCATTTTCTTACGGCCGGGCAAGCTTCGTGCGAGAAGTTCGCCGCCGAATGGCAGGCTCTGGTCGCGCGAACAGGAGAACCCAATCCTTTCTTCGAACCGTGGTTCCTCTTGCCGTCGCTGGCGAGGTTGGATTCGAAGGGGCGCGTCGAGATAGCCGCCTATTACCTTGGTGGCGAACTCACCGCGCTTGCCCCTCTGACACTGAGCTCGAATTACTACGGCTACCCCCTGCCGCACTGGGAGGTATGGCTGCACCCCAATGCCTTTTGCGGGTCACCGTTGATCGCACGAGGATATGAGCGGCATTTCTGGCGAACGCTAACAGGCCAGTTGGGCCATGAACAGGATGGCGCCCTGTTCCTTCACCTGCCCCAGATTGCTGTCGACAGCCCGGGATACCGCGCGTTGCAGGCAGAGATTTCGTCGCATGACCGGCCTTTCGCTACGGTCGGCAGTGTCGAGCGCGCCATGCTGCGCTCCGACCTTTCTGCAGAGGAATATTTCGAAGACGCCATGCCGAACAAGAAGCGCAAGGAATTGCGGCGGCAGGCCAAGCGCCTCGGTGAGGAAGGGCCCGTGACCTTCGAGCAGCATAGCGACGATACCGATGTCGCAGCCTGGTCGGCTGAATTCCTGACACTGGAAGAGGCGGGCTGGAAGGGCGACGAAGGATCCTCCCTCGCGAGTGACGCGGCGACCGCAACCTTGTTCGAGGAGGCACTGGTCGGCGCAGCTGCCAGCGGCAAGCTCGAGCGACTGACAATGCGGATCGATGGCAGGCCGATTGCGATGCTCGCCAATTTCATCACCCCGCCCGGCGCCTTTAGCTTCAAGACCGCTTTCGATGAAAATTACGCGCGTTTCTCGCCCGGTGTCCTGTTGCAAAAGGAAAACCTCGCCCTGCTCGACCGGTCCGATATCGAATGGTGCGACAGTTGCGCCGCCGAAGGCCACCCCATGATCGAACGAATATGGCGCCAGAAACGCACGATCGCTTCGTGCAACGTCGCGCTGGGTGGGCCCTTGCGCCAGGCAATCGCGAAGCAATTGTTTCGCCGCGAAACCAGGGAGCGAAGCTGA